In one Arachis duranensis cultivar V14167 chromosome 9, aradu.V14167.gnm2.J7QH, whole genome shotgun sequence genomic region, the following are encoded:
- the LOC127741527 gene encoding uncharacterized protein LOC127741527, with the protein MTEEKKAIVRDLGFGGLMHIPPLRVDHQLLRELANNFKLVENRLKTGYGSFQITKKKNIGHALGINATGDLFPEKVDYKKLSDDDKIIYRRFQGKTLKSLTDEMMEIGVGNEEERLMFKRIFILYIQMVFLLPTTINKISPVHMAPIFKMDGISERNWGGMF; encoded by the exons ATGACTGAGGAGAAGAAGGCGATTGTGAGGGATCTTGGATTCGGTGGGTTGATGCACATCCCACCACTAAGGGTGGATCACCAACTCTTAAGGGAGCTGGCAAACAACTTCAAACTTGTGGAGAACAGACTGAAGACAGGATATGGTTCTttccaaataacaaaaaaaaaaaacataggtCATGCGCTTGGCATCAATGCAACAG gagatctatttcctgagaaagttgactataagaaactttctgatgatgacaaaataatttatagaagATTCCAGGGTAAGACCCTCAAAAGTCTTACCGATGAAATGATGGAAATCGGCGTTGGCAACGAAGAGGAACGCCTGATGTTCAAGAGGATATTCATCCTCTACATACAGATGGTGTTCCTTTTGCCAACGACGATAAACAAAATATCGCCCGTGCACATGGCCCCAATTTTTAAGATGGACGGCATATCGGAGAGAAACTGggggggcatgttttga